In a genomic window of Paramecium tetraurelia macronuclear, complete genome:
- the CYC2 gene encoding Mitotic cyclin, CYC2, with protein sequence MIHEQYRFFGKELVNSSGEFQKENTDRNKPKHLTVLPRYLKLNLWQEEKENKMEVENNTQQLCSFDQQMIKDPQFTSLYNKEIYTYLLTQEEKYLVSNNYMNEQQQPDLNARMRAILLDWLIDVHLKFKLRDETLYVTTYLIDRFLNFKTTTRQQLQLVGVASLFIACKYEEIYPPDLKDFVYITDNAYTKQDVLEMEGQILQTLDFSITQPSSYCFLQRFGRIAGLDTKNLSLAQYLLELSIVDIKFMNYKPSFLSAAAIYLVHKIRKTPQSWSEEMQKMTGYNEQELRYCAKEMCLVLQSSDKSNLQAVRKKFAQPKYQEVSRIRVERQIKQQK encoded by the exons atgatccACGAACAGTATAGATTCTTCGGCAAAGAATTGGTTAATTCATCGGGTGAATTCTAAAAGGAAAACACAGACAGAAATAAACCAAAGCATCTTACTGTATTACCTAGATATCTCAAACTAAATTTATGGTAGGaagagaaagaaaataaaatggaagTTGAAAATAATACTCAACAATTATGTTCTTTTGATTAACAAATGATTAAAGACCCTTAATTCACTTCTTTATATAATAAGGAGATCTATACTTATTTGTTGacttaagaagaaaaatatttagttagtaataattacatgaatgaataataacaacCTGACTTAAATGCAAGAATGAGAGCAATTCTTTTAGATTGGTTGATTGATGTCCatctcaaatttaaattaagagatgAGACCTTATATGTTAcaacttatttaattgacaggtttcttaattttaagacTACAACCAGataataactttaattaGTTGGAGTAGCTTCATTATTTATAGCTTGtaaatatgaagaaatatATCCCCCTGATTTGAAAGATTTTGTGTACATCACTGACAATGCCTACACAAAATAGGATGTCCTTGAAATGGAaggataaatattataaacattAGACTTCTCCATAACCCAACCATCAAGTTATTGTTTTCTTTAGAGATTTGGTAGAATTGCAGGATTAGATACTAAGAATTTAAGCTTGGCTTAGTATCTTTTAGAGCTATCAATTGTTGACATCAAATTTATGAACTATAAACCATCGTTTCTATCTGCAGCAGCTATTTATTTAGTCCACAAAATAAG GAAGACTCCTCAATCTTGGAGTGAAGAAATGCAGAAAATGACTGgttataatgaataagaacTTAGGTATTGTGCTAAAGAAATGTGTCTTGTTTTGCAATCATCAgacaaatcaaatttataggCTGTTAGAAAAAAGTTTGCTTAGCCTAAATACTAAGAAGTATCACGTATTAGAGTAGAAAggcaaattaaataataaaaatga
- a CDS encoding UNC-119, whose translation MQKVITPEIVRTFTNPCDKFLCQPSEEIKFIKFILRDADDNFILFDFDNDDENQQQEVLSYQFTPQYFDIKTLGATKIFKTFDKPLKNLLLIDRFYFKNNLIKEYEFRFPFCIPHSTNTWESMYDQPALGANLKDQMLLNPWETKSDTFLFIDGKLANHERIEYDFSGDQEDFD comes from the exons atgtaaAAAGTGATCACTCCTGAAATTGTGAGAACATTCACAAATCCATGTGATAAATTTTTGTGCCAACCCtcagaagaaattaaatttattaaatttatactcAGAGATGctgatgataattttattttatttgactTTGATAATGAcgatgaaaattaataataagaagttTTGAGTTATCAATTCACGCCTCAATATTTCGATATCAAGACTTTGGGAGCAACAAAAATATTCAAGACTTTCGATAAGCCATTAAAGAATTTGCTCCTCATTGATAG attctattttaaaaataacctCATCAAAGAGTACGAATTTCGCTTTCCTTTCTGCATACCCCATTCAACCAATACTTGGGAATCCATGTATGATCAACCTGCATTAGGAGCTAACTTAAAAGATCAGATGCTCCTGAATCCATGGGAAACCAAAAGTGAtacatttctatttattgatgGAAAATTAGCTAATCATGAAAGAATAGAGTATGATTTTAGTGGAGATTAAGAAgattttgattga
- a CDS encoding Protein kinase produces the protein MSFQIQHYIIGIEYYNNGQDQLLGNGKYGKIVIAKHQLVNENVLIKILEKKNLKLNRDLQNLENEIQILRQIKHQNVIQLYEILESTYNIYMIFEFGEGDDLKHKLNQCQKLNLQYICSKLPKEFLHCKLRLENIVLQNGKPKIIDFSQAIKMDQQATIDYSTIKLSYQSPEMLNSLYYEFDGQKYDIWCLGLMLYQMLQGQLPFDNITNNNDLKNKIKKSQFQINSPISQQVCSLLESMLTIDPNKRITLNELMNFLESQNLIFEDEYLKVHDDIPIHLIIKELEENQIETVNLFQQLEQNKHCTLTTCYYLIKNKLMKRDKLNKIKENLMNFENSKFNFMTKLRNSLQFTTTKSRIYQNGTRVHTENNHIRAESTTSHSYNKRSLSKTTNHKTPFMKQVQQAQKLSQTQNSFFPSYNSTNQCNLNKGNNSINNNNNKSNNINNQNFQQLGIISDGYQIYQDKLQQRLKSLLYSNNNYIIQVTNTKRRSVSQKN, from the exons atgtctttttaaatataacattatattataggtatagaatattataataatggatAAGATTAGTTATTAGGAAATGGCAAATACGGAAAAATTGTTATCGCGAAACACTAATTAGTGAATGAAAAtgttttaatcaaaatattagagaaaaagaatctgaaattaaatagagaTTTGTAAAACCTTGAgaatgaaattcaaatactCAGATAGATCAAGCATTAGAATGTAATACAATTATATGAA ATTTTGGAATCTACATACAATATTTACatgatttttgaatttggAGAAGGAGATGACCtgaaacataaattaaactaatgcTAAAa GCttaatctttaatatatttgcAGCAAATTGCCAAAGGAGTTTC TTCATTgtaaattaagattagaGAACATCgtattataaaatggaaaACCCAAGATTATCGATTTTAGCCAGGCTATCAAGATGGATTAATAGGCAACCATAGATTACtctacaattaaattatcatattaatcTCCTGAAATGTTAAACTCGctatattatgaatttgacggataaaaatatgatatatGGTGCTTAGGTCTAATGCTTTATCAAATGTTGTAAGGCTAATTGCCATTTGACAATATAACTAACAATAATGacttgaaaaataaaattaagaaatcacaattttaaataaattctccAATTTCTTAGTAAGTTTGTTCATTATTAGAATCAATGCTTACGATTGATCCAAACAAAAGAATTActcttaatgaattaatgaatttcttagaatcataaaatctaatttttgaagatgaatatttaaaggTTCATGATGATATTCCAAtacatctaattattaaagagtTGGAAGAGAATCAAATAGAAACAGTCAacttatttcaataattagagCAGAATAAACATTGTACATTAACTACATgttattacttaataaaaaataagttaatgaaaagagataaattaaacaagatcaaagaaaatttaatgaattttgaaaatagtaaatttaactttatgacaaaattaagaaatagttTGCAATTTACAACAACTAAATCTcgaatttatcaaaatggCACTAGAGTTCATACtgaaaataatcatattagaGCTGAAAGTACTACTTCACATTCATATAATAAAAGATCATTGAGTAAAACAACTAATCACAAAACTCCATTTATGAAATAAGTTCAATAAGCTTAAAAATTATCTCAAACTTAAAATTCCTTCTTTCCTTCATATAATTCTACCAACTaatgcaatttaaataaggGCAACAACAgcattaataacaataacaataaatctAACAATATTAACAATCAAAATTTCTAACAATTGGGAATAATTAGTGATGgctattaaatctattaagaTAAACTTCAATAGAGATTAAAAAGTCTCTtgtattcaaataataattatataatataagtAACAAATACAAAAAGAAGATCAGTGtcataaaaaaattga
- a CDS encoding Peroxisome assembly protein translates to MSFTYAYQPELIRASQKDSEMIQSIYQNICNLLEYFVSTRQIFNKLNTIKMISNLTYYLLTYLREVKTIGEEYTNIQVFNYSDYDDHFVPLQKRRKVLFIILQLLSFSIPKLRSRQIMYQQQQSANKMLKNLPDINDVLEGIQDFHLALFLIQGSYFEISKRLTQIQFIFNRIPPNHNIKYKRIGQAYLILLILQFMRSLYNFVLKIKNENMKDQVNKERNITTNENNDKFTQCLICYDNATNVTCTPCGHLYCWDCIMQQVILKQQCPICRQDCHLQQLIQLYNYN, encoded by the coding sequence atgtcATTTACTTATGCTTATTAACCTGAATTGATAAGAGCATCTTAAAAGGATTCGGAGATGATTCAATCGatctatcaaaatatatgCAATCTTCTGGAATATTTTGTTTCAACTAGGTAAATCTTCAATAAACTCAAtactattaaaatgataagtAATCtgacttattatttattgacaTACTTACGAGAAGTCAAAACTATAGGAGAGGAATATACAAACATTTaagttttcaattattctgaCTATGATGATCATTTTGTACCTTTGCAAAAAAGAAGGAAAgtgttatttataattttataattactcTCATTTTCAATACCAAAGTTAAGATCTAgataaataatgtattaGTAATAACAGTCGGCAAACAAAATGCTTAAGAATTTGCCAGATATCAATGATGTATTAGAAGGGATTTAAGACTTTCACTTagcattatttttaatccaaGGCTCTTACTTTGAGATAAGCAAGAGATTAACTCAAAtccaattcattttcaatagaaTACCTCCAAATCACAATATTAAGTACAAAAGGATTGGCTAagcttatttaatattactgATTCTGCAATTCATGAGAAGCTTGTACAACTTTGTTTTGAAGATTAAGAATGAAAATATGAAAGATCAAGTGAATAAAGAAAGAAATATAACAACAAATGagaataatgataaatttacataatgtttaatttgttatGATAATGCAACAAATGTGACTTGCACTCCATGTGGACATTTATATTGTTGGGATTGCATAATGCAGCAAGTTATATTGAAACAATAATGCCCAATATGCAGATAGGATtgtcatttataataattaatataattgtacaattataattga